In one window of Henckelia pumila isolate YLH828 chromosome 1, ASM3356847v2, whole genome shotgun sequence DNA:
- the LOC140874746 gene encoding uncharacterized protein yields MGEHLVVNVDQLPKPGAVESNPLVPPAVGYRPTGKDLEMMGPSSSTLVAEDSKVVIFGEDDEEADEHAPLIGIGECRICQEEDHINNLESPCACSGSLKYAHRKCVQHWCNEKGDIICEICHQPYQPGYTAPPRLPPEETTIDIGGVWQISGTPFEMHDPRILTLTDAERQLFETEYDDYNGTHSSGVAFYRSAATILLSLLVLRHGMSITDDSSDGNGDDDALTSITLFMTQIVGFLLPFYVVLWVISILQRRRQTQEAAALAATRFAIVVQSSQNRGGLVVASAAPPINSPATPAQAVRHQEDV; encoded by the exons ATGGGTGAGCATTTGGTAGTGAATGTGGATCAGTTGCCAAAGCCTGGGGCGGTTGAGTCTAATCCGCTGGTACCTCCGGCCGTGGGTTATAGGCCCACAGGAAAGGACCTGGAAATGATGGGCCCCTCATCATCTACATTGGTGGCGGAAGACAGTAAGGTGGTGATTTTCGGGGAGGACGATGAGGAAGCAGATGAACATGCTCCACTAATAGGGATAGGGGAGTGTCGTATTTGCCAGGAAGAAGATCACATAAACAATTTGGAGAGCCCCTGTGCTTGTAGTGGAAGCCTTAAG TATGCTCATAGAAAATGTGTTCAGCATTGGTGCAATGAGAAGGGAGACATTATTTGTGAGATCTGCCATCAG CCGTATCAACCCGGCTATACTGCCCCACCACGACTTCCACCTGAGGAGACCACTATTGATATTGG GGGAGTGTGGCAAATTTCTGGCACGCCATTTGAAATGCACGATCCTCGTATTCTGACACTTACTGATGCTGAGCGTCAGTTGTTCGAAACTGAATATGATGATTATAATGGCACACATAGTAGTGGCGTTGCATTTTACCGTTCAGCTGCTACAATT ctattgtctCTTCTCGTACTGAGGCATGGAATGTCAATCACGGATGACAGTAGTGATGGGAATGGAGATGACGATGCATTGACTTCTATAACA CTTTTCATGACTCAAATCGTTGGCTTTCTATTGCCATTCTACGTTGTACTCTGGGTCATCAGCATTTTACAGCGTCGGAGGCAAACACAG GAGGCTGCTGCACTGGCAGCAACCCGGTTCGCTATTGTGGTTCAGTCGTCACAGAACAGAGGCGGCCTTGTTGTAGCCTCAGCTGCACCACCAATCAATTCACCGGCTACCCCCGCACAGGCGGTTCGCCATCAGGAAGATGTTTAG